A window of Acropora muricata isolate sample 2 chromosome 3, ASM3666990v1, whole genome shotgun sequence contains these coding sequences:
- the LOC136911885 gene encoding follistatin-related protein 4-like has product MSSFLTLLIGITFFANVHGIYRWEEVPVDGTTTVFYVFGSEAIYIVEAENKTVLSTIGADGVCTPRRGDKCFFGREILVRNELIFVTDFPGSRVHVIDVRKRKVVETVATEEMPYDLYYLPWLEEVWVHAWSNSTFDVIDVSGNLEKTHKAIKAHITPGWTHGFMVANQEIQDGKVGYVTHFRNPGLHQLDLTTKSYKDFHNISEQGCHGTFYIAYSSLNKHTFVECFRAAFILEMDLTKKQVIRKWNFTGKPFASPDGRFIVALYKSMNRTTSQLLDSKVHVLRISKNGPTSLLPTPDIPSGVSELAFDKKAGQQSGYVVYISLLYSDKIAILDLGELESGRAALSYIEGVGSVQTIPFSPGMSRPLFVSGRWLVSPASADNAVAIIDTSTLKLHGMVPGVVKGQAVLAVSLPPTSSPPSPTAGAEGKLRFNGILTLVMLLAPFILHGR; this is encoded by the exons TTCACGGTATTTATCGCTGGGAAGAGGTTCCAGTTGATGGCACTACAACCGTGTTTTACGTCTTTGGATCAGAAGCTATTTACATCGTAGAAGCAGAGAACAAAACCGTGCTGTCTACGATAGGAGCTGACGGCGTGTGTACACCGCGAAG AGGTGACAAGTGTTTTTTTGGGAGAGAAATATTGGTGCGAAATGAATTGATTTTCGTTACCGATTTTCCTGGAAGTCGCGTTCATGTTATTGACgtgagaaaaagaaag GTTGTCGAGACTGTGGCTACGGAAGAAATGCCATATGATTTATATTACCTGCCATGGCTGGAGGAGGTCTGGGTACATGCATGGTCGAACAGTACCTTTGATGTTATTGATGTGTCGGGAAATCTGGAAAAAACTCACAAGGCCATCAAGGCACATATCACGCCAG GGTGGACTCATGGTTTCATGGTTGCTAACCAAGAAATCCAAGACGGCAAAGTTGGTTACGTCACTCACTTCAGAAACCCAGGTCTCCATCAACTTGACCTAACTACCAAGTCCTATAAAGACTTCCATAACATCTCCGAACAAGGCTGCCACGGAACTTTCTATATTGCTTACAGCTCGTTGAACAAACACACCTTCGTTGAGTGCTTTAGGGCTGCGTTCATCCTTGAGATGGATCTCACCAAAAAGCAAGTAATTCGAAAGTGGAATTTCACTGGAAAGCCGTTTGCTTCTCCTGATGGTCGTTTCATTGTGGCATTGTACAAATCCATGAACAGGACCACAAGCCAACTACTCGACAGCAAGGTTCATGTTCTGCGTATTTCTAAGAACGGCCCCACTTCCCTTTTGCCTACGCCTGACATCCCTTCAGGTGTTAGTGAATTGGCCTTTGATAAGAAGGCAGGTCAGCAAAGCGGCTACGTTGTTTACATTAGTCTCCTCTACAGCGACAAGATAGCTATCTTAGATCTGGGTGAACTTGAATCTGGCAGGGCTGCCCTGAGCTACATCGAAGGTGTTGGATCTGTACAGACCATCCCTTTTTCGCCCGGCATGTCGCGTCCTTTGTTCGTATCAGGGCGTTGGCTGGTGTCTCCTGCTTCCGCTGACAACGCCGTTGCCATCATCGATACCTCCACCTTAAAGCTGCATGGGATGGTTCCGGGTGTAGTGAAGGGTCAGGCGGTTCTTGCTGTTTCGCTGCCTCCGACATCGAGTCCGCCTTCACCAACTGCTGGCGCCGAGGGAAAGTTGCGTTTCAATGGAATTCTTACTCTGGTGATGCTACTAGCTCCTTTCATATTACATGGACGCTAG